The Heterodontus francisci isolate sHetFra1 chromosome 4, sHetFra1.hap1, whole genome shotgun sequence DNA window ttccaagttgttgttattgttgttgttgctaTTGTAGTAAAGAAAGAGCATCCGAACTGGACTTACAAGTTATATTTTATTATACTCGCTAATGTAGTTTCACATAAGTTTAGGATTAAATTTTGCATCATCAATACACACTAAATTTGCCTAGATTGGATGGTTTTTTAGAGTTTGTGTACATGTGTTAGTGATGAGTGTGCAGAATCCATTGGGAAATAAGTTTCAATGTTTTGAGTAAATTAAACAAATCCAAAAAAAAAACATTGAGTTGAAACCTTTACAGCTGcaatttttttaatttgttttaagAGGTTCAGGATAACTAACACAAGCCTGTCACATAGACCATACTAGAAATTACATGTAAATTATGTTTGCCTTATTCCACATTTGTGAGATGTTTAATAGACTACATGGTTTAAAATCTCACTGAAACAGAGTCCATGTGTATAGAATATTCTATAAATAGAGAGGTACAGTTTTCAGCAGAGTATGCTGATATCTTTTTTGGTGCAGCCGTAAGTGCAGCATTTGCTTGACATTCCTGGTGATCCATCCCTTTTCTTCCTGAAGGATCTAGCCCAGGGTAAATGCTGCATCTGTGATGATGCAAATGCACGGTCCTTATTGCTGCCTCCATCAATCTGGCGGATGTACTCATTCAAATCATCTGGTATCTGATCATACTGGCTGTAGTACTCATCGAACACTTGCTCTGCAAAAGATGGCTCGAGTTCCTGGTTCCTGTCATTGCCAAACATCCTCTCAAGCTTCCTCATGCTGTCCATCTCCTTGAAGTAGTCTTTATCAGCTGAGGTCTGCAAGGGATCTGGAACAGAAATAAAACTCCATCTGTGACCACTTACTAGATTATTGAAATTGATTTTATTTTCTTTCCTCTGTCCCATCTCCTGCTCTCCTCTGTCTGGGGCAGAAGATATTTCTAGTCGCTGGACTCTCTGCTGTAATGTGCTCCACTGTATTCTGATTGCTAAAACATAGTTTGTTAA harbors:
- the LOC137368765 gene encoding relaxin-3-like, coding for MKCLVCVLVISLFLTSFPTSVLSQSLKSGESGIKLCGREFIRAVIYTCGGSRWKRLLDNQNDPLQTSADKDYFKEMDSMRKLERMFGNDRNQELEPSFAEQVFDEYYSQYDQIPDDLNEYIRQIDGGSNKDRAFASSQMQHLPWARSFRKKRDGSPGMSSKCCTYGCTKKDISILC